The following are encoded in a window of Mannheimia varigena genomic DNA:
- the trmB gene encoding tRNA (guanosine(46)-N7)-methyltransferase TrmB, translating into MSEKQTFADKKRKTVEQAEFTEDGRYLRKVRSFVLRTGRLSDYQRDMMNNNWANLGLDYQATPFNFEQIFGNNNPVVLEIGFGMGRSLVEMAEQNPDRNYIGIEVHTPGVGACIAYALEKGVKNLRVICHDATEILRDSIADGTLGGLQLYFPDPWQKVKHHKRRIVQPEFITRVIEKLSPNGFIHFATDWENYSEHMLEVLRQFEDKLQNTSATNDFIPRPDFRPLTKFEERGHKLGHGVWDLYFVKK; encoded by the coding sequence ATGTCAGAAAAGCAAACTTTTGCAGATAAAAAACGCAAAACCGTAGAGCAAGCTGAATTTACCGAAGATGGTCGCTATTTAAGAAAAGTGCGTAGTTTCGTATTGCGTACCGGTCGCTTAAGCGATTATCAGCGTGATATGATGAACAATAACTGGGCGAATCTCGGCTTAGATTATCAGGCAACGCCATTTAATTTTGAGCAGATTTTCGGCAACAACAATCCGGTTGTGTTGGAAATCGGTTTCGGGATGGGCAGATCGCTGGTGGAAATGGCGGAGCAAAACCCGGATCGCAACTATATCGGCATTGAAGTTCACACCCCTGGCGTAGGGGCTTGTATCGCTTATGCGTTAGAAAAAGGCGTGAAAAATCTGAGAGTGATTTGCCACGATGCCACCGAAATTTTGCGAGATAGCATTGCAGACGGCACGCTCGGCGGCTTGCAGCTCTATTTCCCAGACCCGTGGCAAAAAGTAAAACACCACAAACGCCGTATTGTTCAGCCTGAATTTATCACACGAGTGATTGAAAAATTAAGCCCAAATGGCTTTATTCATTTTGCAACCGATTGGGAAAATTACTCAGAGCATATGCTTGAAGTGTTACGCCAATTTGAGGATAAATTGCAAAATACATCAGCAACCAACGATTTTATTCCACGCCCCGATTTCCGCCCTTTGACCAAATTTGAAGAGCGAGGGCACAAGCTAGGGCATGGTGTGTGGGATCTATATTTTGTTAAAAAATAA
- a CDS encoding beta-ketoacyl-ACP synthase III produces the protein MNSKILATGSYLPSQVRTNADLEKMVDTSDEWIVTRSGIRERRIAGADETVATMGAKAAQQALEMAKIDANEIGLIVVGTTTNSHAYPSAACQIQGLLNIQDAIAFDVAAACTGFVYALSVADQFVRNGQVKKALVIGSDINSRMLDETDRSTVVLFGDGAGAVILEASEEQGIISTHLHASPDLDNNLTLKGQKRGEERSGFIEMQGNATFKIAVNQLSSVVEETLEANNLQKSDLDWLIPHQANLRIITATAKKLEMEMDQVVVTLDKYANTSAATVPVALDEAVRDGRVKRGQLLLLEAFGGGWTWGSALVKF, from the coding sequence ATGAACAGCAAAATTTTAGCAACGGGAAGTTATTTACCGAGCCAGGTGCGGACCAATGCTGATTTAGAAAAAATGGTGGACACCTCTGATGAGTGGATTGTTACTCGCTCGGGCATTCGTGAACGCCGTATTGCAGGAGCTGATGAAACCGTGGCTACAATGGGAGCAAAAGCGGCTCAACAAGCCTTAGAAATGGCAAAAATTGACGCTAATGAAATTGGTTTAATCGTAGTTGGTACAACTACCAATTCCCACGCTTATCCAAGTGCGGCTTGCCAAATTCAAGGCTTGCTCAATATTCAAGATGCTATTGCATTTGATGTGGCAGCTGCTTGCACGGGCTTTGTGTATGCGTTAAGTGTTGCCGATCAATTTGTGCGTAATGGGCAAGTGAAAAAAGCGTTAGTGATTGGTTCAGACATCAACTCCAGAATGTTAGACGAAACTGACCGCAGCACCGTTGTGTTATTTGGCGATGGAGCAGGTGCAGTTATTTTAGAAGCCAGCGAGGAGCAAGGGATTATTTCAACGCACTTACACGCTTCGCCAGATTTGGACAATAATCTTACCTTAAAAGGTCAAAAGCGTGGTGAAGAGCGTTCCGGCTTTATTGAAATGCAGGGCAACGCAACTTTCAAAATTGCAGTGAACCAACTTTCAAGCGTGGTAGAAGAAACGTTAGAAGCAAATAATTTACAAAAATCAGATCTTGATTGGCTCATTCCACATCAAGCAAATTTACGTATTATCACTGCAACGGCGAAAAAATTAGAGATGGAAATGGACCAAGTGGTAGTAACCCTTGATAAATATGCCAACACCAGTGCGGCGACGGTGCCGGTAGCTCTTGATGAAGCGGTGCGTGATGGGCGTGTAAAACGTGGGCAATTATTACTTCTCGAGGCTTTCGGCGGCGGCTGGACTTGGGGTTCTGCATTAGTGAAGTTTTAA
- the hemB gene encoding porphobilinogen synthase translates to MQVIQSQFPLRRMRRLRRHDFSRRLVAENQLTANDLIYPVFVIEGENQRVQVPSMPGVERLTIDQLLVEAAELVKYGVPAVALFPVVGDAKKSLMAEEAYNPEGLAQRAVRALKEAFPELGVITDVALDPFTTHGQDGIIDETGYVLNDITTEVLVKQALSHAEAGADIVAPSDMMDGRIGEIREALEANGFVNTQIMAYSAKYASNYYGPFRDAVGSAGNLKGGNKYTYQVDPANGNEGLHEVAMDIQEGADMVMVKPGMPYLDMVWRVKENFGIPTFAYQVSGEYAMHMAAIQNGWLKERECIMEGLLCFKRAGADGILTYFAKRVAKWLYEDAQTK, encoded by the coding sequence ATGCAAGTAATTCAATCTCAATTCCCTCTACGCCGTATGCGTCGTTTACGCAGACACGATTTTAGCCGCCGTTTAGTGGCAGAAAACCAATTAACCGCAAATGATTTAATCTATCCTGTGTTTGTGATTGAAGGCGAAAATCAGCGAGTGCAAGTTCCTTCAATGCCGGGTGTGGAGCGTTTAACTATCGACCAACTTTTAGTTGAAGCAGCAGAACTTGTGAAATATGGCGTGCCGGCAGTGGCACTTTTCCCTGTGGTGGGTGATGCGAAAAAATCTTTAATGGCGGAAGAGGCGTATAACCCTGAGGGTTTGGCTCAACGTGCGGTGCGTGCGTTAAAAGAGGCATTTCCTGAACTTGGCGTGATTACCGATGTGGCGTTAGATCCGTTCACCACGCACGGACAAGACGGCATTATTGACGAAACAGGCTATGTACTGAATGACATCACCACCGAAGTGTTAGTGAAACAAGCGTTATCCCACGCCGAAGCAGGGGCGGATATTGTTGCCCCAAGCGATATGATGGATGGAAGAATTGGCGAAATTCGTGAAGCCTTGGAAGCCAACGGTTTCGTGAACACGCAAATTATGGCGTATTCAGCAAAATATGCGTCTAACTATTATGGACCTTTCCGTGATGCGGTAGGATCTGCCGGCAATTTAAAAGGCGGCAATAAATACACCTACCAAGTCGATCCTGCTAACGGTAACGAGGGCTTGCACGAAGTAGCAATGGATATTCAAGAAGGGGCTGATATGGTTATGGTCAAGCCGGGAATGCCGTATTTGGATATGGTGTGGCGTGTGAAAGAAAACTTTGGTATACCGACCTTTGCTTACCAAGTATCCGGCGAATACGCAATGCATATGGCGGCTATTCAAAACGGCTGGCTAAAAGAGCGTGAATGTATTATGGAGGGCTTGCTCTGTTTTAAACGAGCTGGAGCAGACGGCATTTTAACCTATTTCGCAAAACGTGTAGCAAAGTGGTTGTATGAAGATGCCCAAACGAAATAA
- the tatC gene encoding twin-arginine translocase subunit TatC produces the protein MSQVDESQPLISHLIELRNRLLRSFICILVVFCCLVYWANDIYTLLATPLTENLPEGATMIATNVATPFFTPIKLTIVVSVFLSVPFILYQVWAFVAPALYKQEKRLVYPLLVSSTLLFYCGVAFAYYVVFPLVFGFLTSTAPEGVTMATDISSYLDFVLTIFMAFGICFEVPVAIILLCWAGVTTPEDLREKRPYIIVAAFVIGMFLTPPDIFSQTLLAIPMCLLFEVGVLCARFYRPKDDDEPSEQVAQ, from the coding sequence ATGTCGCAAGTTGATGAATCTCAACCGCTGATTTCCCATTTAATCGAGTTAAGGAATCGCTTACTTCGCAGTTTTATTTGCATTTTAGTCGTTTTTTGTTGCTTAGTTTATTGGGCAAACGATATTTACACCCTATTGGCAACCCCTTTAACGGAAAACTTGCCTGAAGGGGCGACAATGATTGCAACCAACGTTGCAACACCGTTTTTTACCCCAATTAAATTAACCATTGTTGTATCAGTGTTTTTGTCTGTACCTTTTATTCTGTATCAAGTTTGGGCTTTCGTTGCCCCTGCATTGTATAAACAGGAAAAACGCTTAGTGTATCCGCTATTGGTTTCAAGCACTTTGTTGTTCTACTGCGGTGTGGCTTTTGCTTATTATGTGGTCTTCCCACTAGTTTTCGGTTTTTTAACCTCAACTGCCCCAGAAGGGGTAACAATGGCAACCGATATCAGCAGCTATTTAGATTTCGTTTTAACCATCTTTATGGCGTTTGGTATCTGTTTTGAAGTACCTGTAGCGATCATCTTGTTATGCTGGGCAGGAGTAACTACCCCTGAAGATTTAAGAGAAAAACGCCCGTACATTATCGTGGCGGCTTTTGTCATCGGTATGTTCTTAACACCACCTGATATCTTCTCACAAACTTTATTAGCCATTCCGATGTGTTTATTGTTTGAAGTAGGTGTGTTGTGTGCCAGATTTTATCGCCCGAAAGATGATGATGAACCATCAGAACAGGTTGCACAGTAA
- the tatB gene encoding Sec-independent protein translocase protein TatB, producing MFDVGFSELVLIMIVGLVVLGPKRMPIAIRTVMGWVSTIRGLAANVQNELAQELKLQELKESIKKAEELNLSSLSPELSKTVEDLKNSATQLQDSINSAKSEFDNNAAKSATVPKLTDEQVAEIQQKIEQESQELEAQELQKTVENQPLAVDDLSEQLPTSKVEGELSPDKIAELAEMEESLVDMSAYYPPDDDLAAPVESNQKSEGKNVAS from the coding sequence GTGTTTGATGTAGGTTTTTCTGAATTAGTACTGATTATGATTGTGGGCTTAGTGGTGCTTGGCCCTAAACGTATGCCGATTGCAATTCGAACCGTAATGGGCTGGGTGAGTACAATTCGAGGTTTAGCCGCAAACGTGCAAAATGAGCTGGCTCAAGAGCTGAAACTGCAGGAATTAAAAGAGAGCATTAAAAAGGCGGAAGAGCTTAATTTGAGTTCTCTTTCGCCTGAGTTGAGTAAAACTGTAGAGGATTTGAAAAACTCGGCAACTCAGTTGCAAGACTCGATTAATTCCGCAAAAAGTGAGTTTGACAACAATGCTGCTAAATCGGCAACAGTACCAAAGCTGACCGATGAGCAAGTGGCAGAAATCCAACAAAAAATTGAGCAGGAAAGCCAAGAGCTAGAAGCTCAAGAATTGCAAAAAACAGTAGAAAATCAACCGCTTGCAGTTGATGATTTATCTGAGCAATTGCCCACTTCTAAAGTAGAAGGTGAATTGTCACCAGATAAAATTGCAGAATTAGCTGAAATGGAGGAATCGCTGGTGGATATGTCAGCTTATTATCCACCTGATGATGATTTAGCTGCACCGGTTGAGTCTAACCAAAAATCGGAGGGAAAGAATGTCGCAAGTTGA
- the tatA gene encoding Sec-independent protein translocase subunit TatA, with translation MGGISIWQLLIVVAIIVLLFGTKKLRTLGSDLGESVKGFKKAMSDEKKDAGFDNVEKVEVVEVKERVSTEQQQTVVKDKEQV, from the coding sequence ATGGGCGGTATTAGTATTTGGCAACTTCTGATTGTAGTTGCAATTATTGTGTTACTTTTCGGTACAAAGAAATTACGCACGTTAGGTTCTGATTTAGGCGAATCAGTAAAAGGCTTCAAAAAAGCAATGTCTGATGAGAAAAAAGACGCAGGATTTGATAACGTTGAAAAAGTTGAAGTGGTTGAAGTAAAAGAAAGAGTTTCAACAGAGCAACAACAAACCGTTGTAAAAGATAAAGAGCAGGTTTAA
- the ubiB gene encoding ubiquinone biosynthesis regulatory protein kinase UbiB, producing MQFKNIRRFYQIIHTFLRYGIDEAIPNLPITRKMKLGRRALFWVKNQHSEKPYGVRLRLALQELGPVWIKLGQMLATRRDLFAPELADQLALLQDNVEPFEGKVARQIMEQALGGSLETWFEDFDETALASASIAQVHTAKFNQNQPLAGKDVVLKVIRPGIEPVIKADLELMYKIAQLIPKLSNDGKRLRAVEVVREYEKTILDELDLRKEMHNAVRLRANFENSEMLYVPEMYQDFCHKNLIVMERIYGIPVSNIAELEANGTDMKLLAERGVQVFFTQVFRDSFFHADMHAGNIFVSRENPHNPQYIGIDCGIVGTLNHNDKRYLAESFVAFFNRDYRRVALMHVESGWTPPDTDIDKFEQAFREVCEPIFAKPLSEISFGHVLLNLFNVAREFNMEVQPQLVLLQKTLLYIEGLGRQVYPQLDLWQTAKPFLQNWLNEQVGMKAMVRDIKQRLPQYREHFAEFPEALFKALQQQKQINFRLAEINESLKSQQSNGNSRFITLSVSAMVILGTLWKFETLPIWLSVPLLTLFPLLLILTQRK from the coding sequence ATGCAATTTAAAAATATTCGGCGTTTTTATCAAATTATCCACACTTTTCTCCGCTATGGCATTGATGAAGCCATTCCTAATCTGCCGATTACCCGCAAAATGAAATTAGGGCGTAGAGCGTTGTTTTGGGTTAAAAATCAGCATAGTGAAAAACCTTATGGCGTTCGTTTACGTTTGGCGTTGCAAGAGCTTGGACCGGTTTGGATTAAATTAGGGCAGATGCTTGCCACTCGCCGTGATCTTTTTGCCCCAGAGCTGGCTGACCAACTTGCCTTGTTGCAAGATAATGTAGAGCCGTTTGAGGGTAAAGTTGCTCGTCAAATTATGGAGCAAGCATTAGGTGGTTCTCTCGAAACGTGGTTTGAAGATTTTGATGAAACCGCATTAGCATCGGCTTCTATTGCTCAAGTGCATACGGCAAAATTTAACCAAAATCAACCGCTTGCAGGCAAAGATGTAGTGCTAAAAGTGATTAGACCGGGCATTGAACCTGTTATCAAAGCGGATTTGGAGTTAATGTATAAAATTGCTCAACTGATCCCAAAATTATCAAATGATGGCAAGCGTTTGCGTGCGGTCGAAGTGGTTAGAGAGTACGAAAAAACGATTTTAGACGAGCTGGATTTACGCAAAGAAATGCATAATGCTGTTCGGCTGAGAGCTAATTTTGAAAACAGTGAAATGCTCTATGTGCCGGAAATGTACCAAGATTTCTGCCATAAAAATCTGATTGTGATGGAGCGGATTTACGGTATTCCTGTATCCAATATTGCCGAGCTTGAAGCAAATGGAACAGATATGAAATTACTTGCCGAACGTGGTGTGCAAGTGTTTTTCACCCAAGTGTTTCGTGATAGCTTTTTCCACGCAGATATGCACGCCGGTAATATTTTTGTTAGTCGTGAGAATCCGCATAATCCTCAATATATCGGCATTGATTGCGGTATTGTCGGTACGCTGAACCATAACGATAAACGCTATTTGGCGGAAAGTTTTGTGGCGTTTTTTAACCGTGATTACCGCCGAGTCGCCTTAATGCACGTGGAATCGGGCTGGACACCGCCGGATACCGATATTGATAAATTTGAACAAGCTTTCCGTGAAGTCTGCGAGCCGATTTTTGCCAAGCCGTTGTCTGAAATTTCATTTGGACACGTTTTGCTGAATCTGTTTAATGTGGCTCGAGAATTTAATATGGAAGTGCAGCCGCAGTTAGTGTTGTTACAAAAAACCTTACTTTATATTGAAGGCTTGGGTAGACAGGTTTATCCTCAGCTTGATTTATGGCAAACCGCTAAGCCATTTTTACAAAATTGGCTGAATGAACAGGTGGGGATGAAAGCGATGGTTCGGGATATTAAACAGCGTTTACCACAATATCGTGAGCATTTTGCCGAATTTCCTGAAGCTTTATTTAAAGCGTTACAACAGCAAAAGCAAATTAATTTCCGCTTAGCAGAAATTAATGAAAGTTTGAAATCTCAGCAGAGTAATGGAAATAGTCGTTTTATCACACTTTCTGTTTCTGCAATGGTGATTTTGGGGACGCTTTGGAAATTTGAAACATTACCAATTTGGTTAAGTGTGCCATTGCTTACACTCTTTCCATTATTGTTAATTTTGACTCAGCGTAAATAA
- a CDS encoding ubiquinone biosynthesis accessory factor UbiJ, producing MLNELKQQLMFPQFAFGLIETAFNALLKRSPHIEPNLRKLTGKVLKIELTSPKMDFFILFGENRTDWLGSYEGEPDCSVQLAFETLPKLADKQKLTDLINNKSLVLNGDIQVLQHFTTLLEQLEKDPAELLSPFIGDVLAQTSTDFAKKMAGKIKSQFELNNQHLVDNLMQERPVLVHRLQAVNFYDQVEELAQQAVKLEQKFAKLGIH from the coding sequence ATGTTAAATGAACTTAAACAACAATTGATGTTTCCTCAATTTGCTTTTGGGTTGATTGAAACGGCATTTAATGCGTTACTTAAACGCTCACCACATATTGAGCCTAACCTACGTAAATTAACAGGAAAAGTGCTTAAAATTGAATTAACTTCGCCCAAAATGGATTTTTTTATCCTGTTTGGTGAGAATCGAACAGATTGGCTAGGTAGCTATGAAGGCGAGCCGGATTGTTCTGTACAATTGGCGTTTGAAACACTCCCTAAACTGGCAGATAAACAAAAACTCACCGACTTAATCAATAATAAATCGCTCGTGCTAAATGGCGATATTCAGGTGTTGCAACATTTCACCACGTTACTTGAGCAGTTAGAAAAAGACCCTGCGGAGTTGCTTTCCCCTTTTATTGGTGATGTATTAGCACAAACTTCAACCGATTTTGCGAAAAAGATGGCAGGTAAAATTAAATCTCAGTTCGAGCTAAATAACCAACATTTGGTTGATAATTTAATGCAAGAACGCCCTGTGCTCGTTCATCGCCTGCAAGCGGTGAATTTTTACGATCAGGTCGAAGAATTGGCACAACAAGCGGTCAAATTAGAGCAAAAATTCGCAAAATTAGGAATTCATTAA
- the ubiE gene encoding bifunctional demethylmenaquinone methyltransferase/2-methoxy-6-polyprenyl-1,4-benzoquinol methylase UbiE → MNNVQQSEQIEKLDQATETTHFGFKTVAKEEKQQLVANVFHSVAGKYDLMNDLLSFGIHRVWKRFTIDCSGVRKGQKVLDLAGGTGDFTAKFSRIVGETGEVILADINSSMLEVGREKLRNLGVVGNVSYVQANAECLPFADNTFDCIVISFGLRNVTDKDKALRSMFRVLKPGGRLLVLEFSKPIIDPISQLYNFYSFNILPKVGEVVVNDAESYRYLAESIRMHPKQDELKSMLEQAGFESVNYYNLSAGIVALHRGYKF, encoded by the coding sequence ATGAATAACGTTCAGCAATCAGAACAAATTGAAAAATTAGACCAAGCTACAGAAACCACTCACTTCGGTTTTAAAACCGTTGCTAAAGAAGAAAAACAGCAGCTCGTGGCGAATGTGTTTCACTCGGTGGCAGGTAAATATGACTTAATGAATGATTTGCTCTCATTTGGTATCCATCGTGTGTGGAAGCGTTTTACCATTGATTGCAGTGGTGTTCGAAAAGGGCAGAAAGTGCTTGATTTAGCAGGCGGTACGGGCGATTTTACCGCAAAATTTTCTCGTATTGTGGGTGAAACAGGCGAAGTGATTTTAGCGGATATCAACAGCTCAATGCTTGAAGTCGGGCGGGAAAAACTACGCAATTTAGGCGTAGTGGGCAATGTGAGCTATGTGCAGGCAAATGCTGAGTGCTTGCCTTTTGCCGATAATACTTTTGATTGTATCGTCATCAGCTTTGGTCTGCGTAATGTTACTGATAAAGATAAAGCTCTACGTTCAATGTTCCGAGTACTAAAACCGGGTGGTCGCTTACTTGTTTTAGAGTTTTCAAAACCGATTATTGACCCAATCAGCCAGCTTTATAATTTCTATTCGTTCAATATTTTACCGAAAGTTGGCGAAGTGGTGGTCAATGATGCGGAAAGCTACCGCTATTTGGCGGAATCTATTCGTATGCACCCAAAGCAAGACGAACTAAAATCGATGCTTGAACAAGCAGGCTTTGAAAGCGTAAATTACTATAATTTAAGTGCGGGCATTGTGGCATTACACAGAGGTTATAAATTTTAA
- the corA gene encoding magnesium/cobalt transporter CorA encodes MIRAFGLDNARLVSVDETNPTLLNDAIWIDLIDPSEAERSVLENRLDQTLAEEHELEDLEASARFFEDEDGLHLHSFFYCLDDGGYADIATVAFTIRDGRLFTFRDRDLPAFRLYRMRSRREKLIDSNAYELLLDLFETKIEQLADVIEEVYANLEKLSRVILDGKQEKDNFNDALSRLTEFEDASSKVRLCLMDTQRALSFLLRKTRLPNNQLEQARDIMRDIESLQPHNESLFQKVNFLMQAAMGYINIEQNRIMKFFSVVSVMFLPATLVASTYGMNFEFMPELQFKYGYPMAIGLMIVAAATPYIYFKRKGWL; translated from the coding sequence ATGATCCGTGCTTTTGGACTGGATAACGCACGCTTAGTCAGCGTTGATGAAACTAACCCAACCCTGCTCAATGATGCAATTTGGATCGACCTCATCGACCCTTCTGAAGCTGAAAGAAGCGTGTTAGAAAACCGTTTAGACCAAACCCTTGCTGAAGAACACGAATTAGAAGACTTAGAAGCTTCTGCACGCTTTTTTGAAGATGAAGACGGCTTACACTTGCACTCATTCTTTTATTGTTTAGATGATGGTGGCTATGCGGATATTGCTACCGTTGCCTTTACTATTCGTGATGGGCGTTTATTCACGTTTCGTGATCGAGATTTACCGGCATTTCGCCTGTATCGTATGCGTTCACGCCGTGAAAAATTAATTGACAGTAACGCTTATGAATTGTTGCTCGACTTATTTGAAACCAAAATCGAACAGCTGGCAGACGTAATTGAGGAGGTCTATGCGAATTTGGAAAAATTAAGCCGTGTGATTTTAGACGGTAAACAAGAAAAAGATAACTTTAACGATGCACTTTCTCGCTTAACTGAATTTGAAGATGCCAGTTCAAAAGTACGCTTGTGCCTGATGGATACTCAGCGTGCATTAAGTTTCTTACTACGAAAAACCCGCTTGCCGAATAATCAGCTTGAGCAGGCTCGGGATATTATGCGAGATATTGAATCTCTACAACCACATAATGAATCGTTATTCCAAAAAGTGAACTTCTTAATGCAAGCGGCGATGGGTTATATCAACATTGAGCAGAACCGTATTATGAAATTCTTCTCAGTGGTGTCAGTAATGTTCCTACCTGCTACACTGGTTGCTTCTACTTATGGTATGAACTTTGAATTTATGCCTGAATTGCAATTTAAATATGGCTATCCAATGGCGATTGGTTTAATGATTGTAGCCGCCGCTACCCCTTATATTTACTTTAAGCGTAAAGGTTGGTTGTAA
- a CDS encoding DUF4153 domain-containing protein, producing the protein MRNSKVYWLLTPIPIAISFFHHKINLNLLEDSRYWAVTLCTFLCLISQYWHKDNRKFIDEMSNKLINMAFAGALAMIIWGVLSCITLAIIFLFNFEMYSSPIFERFGIFAGSWAFPVLFLTLEQQSATTDRYLNNIGEMLLNWILSPALIIYTAIIYAYVVYIIARGEMPNGIVANVAFPYLTIGLVIQAVQLLLQNAKWQWFYRYYVYLALLPLALVWYAIYIRISNYGLTEARIYLVIGAITLTICYGLLLVQRFAQYRLFSAVSIAVILISVFVLDPQKIAIEDQTQRLDNYLSEHNLFDENNKINKEAVFKHKQSLGDNRAEIERFNSMVSYVAREFRSEKFKEKYGIESSYELISERDYNNPRIFETANRNPIRLTKADMENVKELIVLERRFYRPNHIYTRRTEEDRNQCQTLIYQGYDFTTNEFNADNYTETAQACDEIKAPKEFIITFNGIEPEIQFNIDDEVWKIFAKHNLDITRTHQDDVLESIKSDLLNIDLGNAELSLSDIRLLFEDDVGYVVDNFTTKYLMLK; encoded by the coding sequence ATGCGTAACAGCAAAGTATATTGGTTGCTTACTCCTATTCCGATTGCTATTAGCTTCTTCCACCATAAAATCAATCTAAACTTACTGGAAGACTCCCGTTATTGGGCGGTCACTCTCTGCACGTTTCTTTGCTTAATCAGCCAATATTGGCATAAGGATAACCGCAAATTTATTGATGAAATGTCGAACAAACTTATCAATATGGCATTTGCAGGAGCGTTAGCAATGATTATTTGGGGAGTATTGAGCTGTATTACGCTTGCGATTATCTTCTTATTTAATTTTGAAATGTATAGCAGCCCTATCTTTGAACGATTTGGTATTTTTGCCGGATCTTGGGCATTCCCCGTGCTGTTTTTAACGCTTGAGCAGCAAAGTGCAACTACAGACAGATATTTAAATAACATCGGCGAGATGTTGCTTAACTGGATTTTATCGCCAGCGTTAATTATCTATACCGCGATTATTTATGCCTATGTGGTCTATATTATTGCCAGAGGGGAAATGCCAAACGGCATAGTTGCCAACGTTGCCTTCCCTTATTTAACCATTGGCTTAGTAATACAAGCGGTTCAATTATTGTTACAAAATGCAAAATGGCAATGGTTCTACCGTTACTATGTTTATTTAGCCTTATTGCCTCTCGCTTTAGTGTGGTATGCCATCTATATTCGCATAAGCAATTACGGCTTAACCGAAGCCCGTATTTATTTAGTGATTGGGGCAATAACCCTAACTATCTGTTATGGATTATTACTAGTGCAACGTTTCGCTCAATACCGCTTATTCTCTGCCGTTTCGATTGCGGTTATTTTAATTTCGGTCTTTGTTTTAGACCCTCAAAAAATAGCGATTGAAGATCAAACCCAGCGTTTAGATAACTATTTGAGCGAACATAATTTGTTTGATGAAAATAATAAAATCAACAAAGAAGCCGTCTTTAAGCATAAACAATCACTAGGCGATAACCGTGCTGAAATTGAACGCTTTAATTCAATGGTAAGTTATGTTGCAAGAGAATTTCGCTCTGAAAAATTTAAAGAAAAATATGGTATTGAGTCATCTTATGAACTGATTAGCGAGAGAGATTATAATAATCCACGCATTTTTGAAACGGCTAATCGCAATCCTATTCGTTTAACCAAAGCCGATATGGAAAATGTGAAAGAGCTTATTGTTCTTGAGAGAAGGTTTTATCGCCCAAACCATATCTATACTCGAAGAACCGAAGAGGATAGAAATCAGTGCCAAACGTTAATCTATCAAGGTTATGACTTTACCACTAATGAATTTAATGCTGATAATTATACCGAAACCGCCCAAGCCTGTGATGAAATAAAAGCTCCGAAGGAATTTATCATCACCTTTAACGGTATTGAGCCTGAAATTCAGTTTAATATCGACGATGAAGTGTGGAAAATTTTCGCTAAGCATAATTTAGACATTACGCGAACGCATCAAGATGACGTATTGGAAAGCATAAAATCCGATCTACTCAACATTGATTTGGGTAATGCAGAGCTATCACTGAGTGATATTCGACTTCTCTTTGAAGATGACGTTGGCTATGTGGTAGATAATTTCACAACAAAATATTTGATGCTGAAATAG